A window of Halomonas sp. H10-9-1 contains these coding sequences:
- a CDS encoding CcdB family protein produces the protein MAQFHAYENRNPASRHRYPYLLDIQSNLLGELRTTVVVPLSPAAQAESLQISHLNPSIEIDDERYIALTQELAGMERKRLGKAVHDLGRYRDQIIAAVDFLVTGI, from the coding sequence ATGGCCCAGTTCCACGCCTACGAGAACCGGAATCCAGCCTCGCGGCATCGTTACCCCTACCTTCTCGATATACAGAGCAACCTGCTCGGCGAGCTCCGCACCACCGTGGTCGTGCCACTCAGCCCTGCGGCTCAAGCCGAAAGCCTGCAAATCTCCCACCTGAACCCCAGTATCGAGATCGACGACGAACGCTATATCGCCTTGACGCAGGAGCTCGCCGGGATGGAAAGGAAGCGTCTCGGTAAGGCGGTACATGATCTCGGCCGGTATCGTGACCAGATCATCGCCGCCGTCGATTTCCTGGTGACGGGCATCTGA
- a CDS encoding type II toxin-antitoxin system CcdA family antitoxin produces the protein MSPLFDVTAPKKATNVSINSDLLQRARQLGINLSATFERALTETVRTEQQEQWRRENATAIQAYNRTVEDHGTFGDGERQF, from the coding sequence ATGTCGCCACTCTTCGACGTCACGGCACCCAAGAAGGCCACCAATGTCAGCATCAACAGCGACCTGCTCCAACGCGCAAGGCAACTGGGGATCAACCTCTCGGCCACCTTCGAGAGGGCGCTGACAGAAACGGTGCGTACCGAACAGCAGGAACAGTGGAGGCGGGAAAATGCCACGGCCATCCAAGCCTACAATCGGACCGTGGAAGATCACGGCACCTTCGGCGATGGCGAACGGCAGTTCTGA
- a CDS encoding SDR family oxidoreductase, protein MPAPASHTSRSLLITGCSSGIGHAAAHAMAERGWRVFATARREADVARLREEGLEALALDLDSSASIEAAVAEVAERTGGRLTALFNNGAYGQPGAVEDLSREVLRQQLETNLLGTHELTTRVLPMMRAQGHGRIVHNSSVLGFAALPYRGAYVCSKFALEGLTDTLRQELAGSGIHVSLIQPGPITSRFRENAHRAFRANIDPEHSAHAETYHKVEARLASQDGKGPFTLGPEAVVAKLIHALEHPRPRPRYAVTLPTHLFAALRRVLSTRGMDRVLLRATRDERE, encoded by the coding sequence ATGCCAGCTCCCGCCTCGCACACGTCGCGCAGCCTGCTGATCACCGGCTGCTCCAGCGGGATCGGGCACGCTGCGGCCCACGCCATGGCAGAGCGTGGCTGGCGGGTCTTCGCCACCGCCAGGCGCGAGGCGGACGTGGCCCGGCTGCGGGAGGAGGGCCTGGAGGCGCTGGCGCTGGACCTGGACAGCAGCGCCTCCATCGAGGCAGCGGTCGCTGAGGTGGCAGAGCGCACCGGCGGCCGCCTGACAGCGCTGTTCAACAACGGCGCCTACGGCCAGCCCGGTGCGGTGGAGGACCTCTCCCGGGAGGTGCTGAGGCAGCAGCTCGAGACCAACCTGCTCGGCACCCACGAGCTCACCACCCGGGTACTGCCGATGATGCGCGCCCAGGGGCACGGGCGCATCGTGCACAACAGCTCGGTGCTGGGGTTCGCCGCCCTGCCCTACCGTGGTGCCTACGTCTGTTCCAAGTTCGCCCTCGAAGGCCTCACCGACACCCTGCGCCAGGAGCTCGCCGGCAGCGGCATCCACGTCAGCCTGATCCAGCCCGGCCCCATCACCAGTCGCTTCCGCGAGAACGCGCACCGCGCCTTCCGGGCCAACATCGACCCCGAGCACAGCGCCCACGCCGAGACCTACCACAAGGTGGAGGCGCGCCTGGCCAGCCAGGACGGCAAGGGCCCCTTCACCCTGGGCCCCGAGGCGGTGGTGGCCAAGCTGATCCACGCCCTGGAGCACCCGCGACCCAGGCCCCGCTACGCGGTGACCCTGCCCACCCACCTCTTCGCCGCCCTCCGGCGGGTACTCAGCACCCGCGGCATGGACCGGGTGCTGCTGCGCGCGACGCGTGATGAACGGGAATGA
- a CDS encoding DUF503 domain-containing protein, whose protein sequence is MHMGILTLHISLPGCRSLKEKRQRMGGLHERFGRNPAVAVCESGEHDRLEASEWTFVAVANEGPRVEALLADIEDKVQRSVDGRVMEATRELL, encoded by the coding sequence ATGCATATGGGGATTCTCACGCTGCACATCTCGCTGCCCGGCTGCCGCTCGCTGAAGGAGAAGCGCCAGCGCATGGGTGGCCTCCACGAACGCTTCGGGCGCAACCCGGCGGTGGCGGTCTGCGAGAGCGGCGAACACGACCGGCTGGAGGCGAGCGAGTGGACCTTCGTGGCGGTGGCCAACGAGGGCCCCAGGGTGGAGGCGCTGCTCGCAGATATCGAGGACAAGGTCCAGCGCAGCGTGGACGGCCGGGTGATGGAGGCGACCCGGGAGCTCCTGTAA
- a CDS encoding ribonucleoside triphosphate reductase, with the protein MQRQPTGAVNVASTVNEYLQRADWRVNANANQGYSLGGLILNASGKLIANYWLDEVYPAAVGEAHREGDLHIHDLDMLSGYCAGWSLRQLLIEGFNGVPGRAESAPPRHLTSALGQMVNFLGTLQNEWAGAQAFSSFDTYLAPFVRHDALDYPAVKQAVQEFIYNLNVPSRWGSQTPFTNLTFDWTCPADLCDQVPIIGGAEQPFTYGELQAEMDLLNRAYLEVMEEGDCQGRVFTFPIPTYNITPDFPWESDNAERLFALTAKYGLPYFQNFLNSDLEPHMVRSMCCRLQLDLSELLKRGNGLFGSAEQTGSLGVVTINCARLGYRFAGDRTGLFEELDRLLALGRDSLEIKRGCIQQWMDDGLYPYSRRYLGTLRNHFSTLGVNGLNEMVRNFFEDRFDIASPEGQRLAIELLEHVRERMREFQAATGHLYNLEATPAEGTTYRFAKEDQKRYPAILQAGTPDSPYYTNSSQLPVGYTDDPFEALLHQDPLQTRYTGGTVLHLYMGERLSSPAACRKLVQAALSRFRLPYLTVTPTFSICPVHGYLAGEHEFCPKCDDALLAKRAQADATA; encoded by the coding sequence ATGCAACGCCAGCCGACCGGCGCCGTCAACGTCGCCTCGACGGTCAACGAATACCTGCAGCGCGCCGACTGGCGCGTCAACGCCAACGCCAACCAGGGCTACTCCCTGGGCGGGCTGATCCTCAACGCCTCGGGCAAGCTGATCGCCAACTACTGGCTGGATGAAGTCTATCCCGCCGCGGTAGGCGAGGCCCACCGGGAGGGCGACCTGCATATCCACGACCTGGACATGCTCAGCGGCTACTGCGCTGGCTGGTCGCTGCGCCAGCTTCTGATCGAGGGCTTCAACGGCGTGCCGGGCCGGGCGGAGAGCGCGCCGCCCCGGCACCTCACCAGCGCCCTGGGGCAGATGGTCAACTTCCTCGGCACCCTGCAGAACGAGTGGGCCGGCGCCCAGGCGTTCAGCTCCTTCGATACCTATCTCGCCCCCTTCGTGCGCCACGACGCCCTCGACTACCCGGCGGTGAAGCAGGCGGTGCAGGAGTTCATCTACAACCTCAACGTGCCGTCGCGCTGGGGCAGTCAGACCCCCTTCACCAACCTCACCTTCGACTGGACCTGCCCGGCGGACCTGTGCGATCAGGTGCCGATCATCGGCGGCGCGGAGCAGCCCTTCACCTACGGCGAGCTGCAGGCCGAGATGGACCTGCTCAACCGCGCCTACCTGGAGGTGATGGAGGAGGGCGACTGCCAGGGGCGGGTGTTCACCTTCCCGATCCCCACCTACAACATCACCCCGGACTTCCCCTGGGAGAGCGACAACGCCGAGCGGCTCTTCGCGCTCACCGCCAAGTACGGGCTGCCCTACTTCCAGAACTTCCTCAACTCGGACCTGGAGCCGCACATGGTGCGCTCCATGTGCTGCCGGCTGCAGCTCGATCTCAGCGAGCTGCTCAAGCGCGGCAACGGCCTGTTCGGCAGCGCCGAGCAGACCGGCTCGCTCGGCGTGGTGACCATCAACTGCGCGCGCCTGGGGTATCGCTTCGCCGGCGATCGCACGGGGCTCTTCGAGGAGCTGGACCGGCTGCTTGCGCTCGGCCGCGACAGCCTGGAGATCAAGCGCGGCTGCATCCAGCAGTGGATGGACGACGGCCTCTACCCCTACAGCCGTCGCTATCTGGGCACCCTGCGCAACCATTTCTCCACCCTGGGGGTGAACGGCCTCAACGAGATGGTGCGCAACTTCTTCGAGGACCGCTTCGATATCGCCAGCCCCGAGGGGCAGCGGCTGGCCATCGAGCTGCTGGAGCATGTGCGCGAGCGGATGCGCGAGTTCCAGGCGGCCACCGGCCACCTCTACAACCTGGAGGCGACCCCGGCGGAGGGCACCACCTACCGCTTCGCCAAGGAGGACCAGAAGCGCTACCCCGCCATCCTCCAGGCGGGCACGCCGGACTCTCCCTACTACACCAACTCCAGCCAACTGCCGGTGGGCTATACCGACGACCCCTTCGAGGCGCTGCTGCACCAGGATCCGCTGCAGACCCGCTACACCGGCGGCACCGTACTGCACCTCTACATGGGGGAGCGGCTCTCCTCGCCGGCGGCCTGCCGCAAGCTGGTGCAGGCCGCGCTCTCCCGCTTTCGCCTGCCCTATCTCACCGTGACGCCGACCTTCTCGATCTGCCCGGTGCACGGCTACCTGGCTGGCGAACATGAGTTCTGCCCGAAGTGCGACGACGCCCTTCTGGCAAAACGCGCCCAGGCCGACGCCACGGCCTGA
- the nrdD gene encoding anaerobic ribonucleoside-triphosphate reductase: MRHSIESLPSEERQRCEVWTRVMGYHRPVSQFNRGKQSEHRERRHFSEQAATS, from the coding sequence ATGCGTCATAGCATCGAGAGCCTGCCCAGCGAAGAGCGCCAGCGCTGCGAGGTCTGGACCCGGGTGATGGGCTATCACCGCCCCGTCAGCCAGTTCAACCGCGGCAAGCAGTCCGAGCACCGCGAGCGCCGCCACTTCAGCGAGCAGGCCGCCACCTCCTGA
- a CDS encoding anaerobic ribonucleoside-triphosphate reductase activating protein, which produces MPHPESHRPRLPVAGLTPMTTLDYPDHLACVVFLQGCPLRCGYCHNPGMLEPRGAETGEWAEVEAFLARRRGLLDGIVFSGGEPTLHADLPVAAARARALGFKAGLHTAGVYPRRLAQTLPHLEWVGLDVKGPAARFDAIVGRPGLAAAHAESLELLLRSGIDFECRTTVHWRDLDLESLRRLARDLAERGVQRYALQVARAGRCLDPAYARPVPGAPPLGELEALIEALAPAFARLELRV; this is translated from the coding sequence ATGCCCCATCCTGAATCTCACCGGCCGCGGCTGCCCGTGGCCGGCCTCACCCCCATGACCACCCTGGACTACCCGGACCACCTGGCCTGTGTGGTGTTCCTGCAGGGCTGCCCGCTGCGCTGCGGCTATTGCCACAACCCCGGGATGCTCGAGCCGCGCGGCGCCGAGACCGGCGAGTGGGCCGAGGTGGAGGCCTTCCTGGCCAGGCGCCGGGGGCTGCTCGACGGCATCGTCTTCAGCGGCGGCGAGCCGACCCTGCATGCCGACTTGCCCGTTGCCGCCGCCCGGGCTCGTGCGCTCGGCTTCAAGGCGGGGCTGCATACCGCCGGGGTCTACCCGCGGCGCCTGGCCCAGACGCTGCCGCACCTGGAGTGGGTGGGGTTGGACGTGAAGGGCCCGGCGGCGCGCTTCGATGCCATCGTTGGCCGCCCCGGCCTGGCCGCCGCCCATGCCGAGAGCCTCGAGCTGTTGCTGAGAAGCGGTATCGACTTCGAGTGCCGTACCACCGTTCACTGGCGCGATCTCGACCTGGAGAGCCTGCGCCGTCTGGCCCGCGACCTCGCCGAGCGAGGTGTGCAGCGCTACGCCCTTCAGGTGGCCCGAGCCGGCCGCTGCCTCGACCCCGCCTACGCCCGCCCGGTGCCTGGCGCCCCGCCCCTCGGCGAACTGGAAGCGCTGATCGAGGCCCTGGCACCGGCCTTTGCGCGTCTGGAGCTCAGGGTGTGA
- a CDS encoding LysR substrate-binding domain-containing protein: MDRLDAMRAFVTVVAEGSFTRAAERLALSPQLVSKYVSQLEEHLGARLLNRTTRRLHLTEAGAAYRQRAEQVLAEIDDMESALGELQGQARGRLRISAPVSFAIHHLAPLINDFQRAHPAVGIDLQLNDRKVDILEEGFDIALRIGRLKSSSLIAKRIAPVRLLLCASPGYLKEHGTPQRPRDLTAHRFLRYRYMEENQEPLLKWLPRSGEGGREGSGLTSNNGDVLVEAAMGGAGIALQPTFLTGDAIRQGRLAIVLPEHEPEPLGLYAVYAHRQLLASKVRHFVEFLEGYFGDPPYWDRF; this comes from the coding sequence ATGGACCGTCTCGATGCCATGCGTGCCTTCGTCACCGTGGTCGCCGAGGGGAGCTTCACCCGGGCGGCCGAGCGCCTGGCGCTCTCCCCGCAGCTGGTCAGCAAGTACGTCTCACAACTAGAAGAGCACCTGGGTGCGCGCCTGCTCAACCGCACCACCCGCCGGCTCCACCTGACCGAGGCCGGTGCCGCCTATCGCCAGCGCGCCGAGCAGGTGCTGGCCGAGATCGACGACATGGAAAGCGCGCTCGGCGAGCTACAGGGCCAGGCCCGCGGTCGGCTGCGCATCAGCGCCCCGGTGTCGTTCGCCATCCACCACCTGGCGCCGCTGATCAACGACTTCCAGCGGGCGCACCCCGCCGTGGGCATCGACCTGCAACTCAACGACCGCAAGGTGGACATCCTCGAGGAGGGGTTCGATATCGCGCTGCGCATCGGGCGCCTGAAGAGCTCGTCGCTGATCGCCAAGCGCATCGCGCCGGTGCGCCTGCTGCTGTGCGCCTCGCCGGGCTACCTGAAGGAGCATGGCACTCCCCAGCGGCCCCGGGACCTCACCGCGCATCGCTTCCTGCGCTACCGTTACATGGAGGAGAATCAGGAACCACTGCTGAAGTGGCTGCCGCGCAGCGGCGAAGGCGGGAGAGAGGGAAGCGGGCTGACCAGCAACAACGGCGATGTGCTGGTGGAGGCCGCCATGGGCGGGGCCGGCATCGCCCTGCAGCCGACCTTCCTGACCGGCGACGCCATCCGCCAGGGACGGCTCGCCATCGTCCTGCCCGAGCATGAGCCCGAACCGCTCGGGCTCTATGCGGTGTACGCCCACCGCCAGCTGCTGGCCAGCAAGGTGCGCCACTTCGTGGAGTTCCTGGAGGGGTACTTCGGCGACCCGCCCTACTGGGATCGCTTCTGA
- a CDS encoding DoxX family protein — protein sequence MQTQAMKTLFDTTGGYGALALRVPIGVILAAHGAQKLFGWFGGYGLAGTAQWLESIGLAPGLLMALLAGGAEFFGGLALLLGLLTRPAALVAAFTMLVAIFSVHVGNGLFMANNGYEFVLALLAASVALALQGAGRFSLDGLVAKRM from the coding sequence ATGCAGACCCAAGCGATGAAGACCCTGTTCGACACCACCGGCGGTTACGGCGCCCTGGCCCTGCGCGTGCCGATCGGCGTGATCCTCGCCGCCCACGGCGCCCAGAAGCTGTTCGGCTGGTTCGGCGGCTACGGCCTTGCGGGCACCGCCCAGTGGCTGGAGAGCATTGGCCTGGCGCCCGGCCTGCTGATGGCGCTGCTGGCCGGCGGCGCCGAGTTCTTCGGTGGCCTGGCGCTGCTGCTCGGGCTGCTGACCCGCCCCGCGGCGCTGGTCGCCGCCTTCACCATGCTGGTGGCCATCTTCAGCGTACATGTCGGCAACGGCCTGTTCATGGCCAATAACGGCTACGAGTTCGTCCTCGCCCTGCTGGCCGCCAGCGTGGCCCTGGCGCTGCAGGGGGCTGGCCGCTTCTCGCTGGACGGCCTGGTGGCAAAGCGGATGTGA
- a CDS encoding RNA-guided endonuclease TnpB family protein yields MLKATKVRLYPTTEQTAFLNRQFGAVRFVYNTGLRIMSHRYQRHGQSLSAKHDIKKLLPVAKKSRQYGWLKEADAIALQQACLNLDHAFQRFFDPAQKAGYPRFKSKRGKQSSYHCVGVKAGDDWIKVPKLGPIKARMHRQVEGRLKSITLTRTVTGKHYASLLFDTEQAAPAPLKDVDAAKVVGLDMGLSHLAIDSTGRKIANPHFLKQAQQNLKRKQQALSRTKKGSANRAKARLLVAKAHERLANARNDFQHKLSRQIVDDNQAVIVETLKVSNMMKNTCLAKHIGDASWHALMTKLDYKAREQGKHLVKIDPWFASSKTCHVCQHKVDAMPLNIRSWECPACHTLHDRDINAALNIKHQGIVKLKAEGLSVSAHGGLRKSGMSPVAA; encoded by the coding sequence ATGCTGAAGGCTACCAAGGTACGACTCTACCCCACGACCGAGCAGACGGCATTTCTGAACCGCCAGTTCGGCGCGGTGCGCTTCGTCTATAACACCGGCCTTCGCATCATGTCCCATCGCTACCAGCGCCACGGCCAGTCGTTGAGCGCCAAGCACGACATCAAAAAGCTGCTCCCGGTGGCCAAGAAATCCCGTCAGTATGGCTGGCTGAAAGAGGCCGACGCCATCGCCCTCCAGCAGGCGTGCCTCAACCTCGATCATGCCTTCCAGCGCTTCTTCGACCCCGCGCAGAAAGCCGGCTATCCGCGCTTCAAGAGCAAGCGGGGCAAGCAGTCCAGCTATCACTGCGTCGGCGTCAAGGCCGGCGACGACTGGATCAAGGTGCCCAAGCTCGGGCCGATCAAGGCCAGGATGCATCGCCAGGTCGAGGGCAGGCTGAAAAGCATCACCCTGACCCGTACCGTCACCGGCAAGCACTACGCCTCGTTGCTGTTTGACACTGAGCAGGCTGCCCCGGCACCGCTGAAGGATGTTGACGCCGCTAAGGTCGTGGGCCTCGATATGGGGCTGTCGCATCTGGCCATTGACTCCACCGGCCGCAAGATCGCCAATCCGCACTTCCTCAAGCAGGCGCAGCAAAATCTCAAGCGCAAGCAGCAGGCGTTGTCCCGCACGAAGAAGGGCAGCGCCAATCGGGCCAAGGCACGGTTACTCGTCGCCAAGGCGCACGAGCGGCTAGCGAATGCCCGCAACGACTTCCAGCACAAGCTCTCTCGACAGATCGTTGACGATAACCAAGCGGTGATCGTCGAGACGCTGAAGGTCAGCAACATGATGAAAAACACCTGCCTCGCCAAGCACATCGGCGATGCGTCCTGGCATGCCTTGATGACCAAGCTGGACTACAAGGCCAGGGAGCAGGGCAAGCATCTGGTCAAGATCGACCCGTGGTTTGCCAGCTCCAAGACCTGCCATGTCTGTCAACACAAGGTGGACGCCATGCCGTTAAACATCCGGTCGTGGGAGTGCCCTGCCTGCCATACCCTCCACGACCGGGACATTAACGCGGCGCTGAATATCAAGCATCAAGGCATAGTGAAGTTGAAGGCGGAAGGGCTGTCCGTCTCTGCCCATGGAGGCTTGCGTAAGTCCGGCATGTCGCCGGTTGCTGCCTGA
- a CDS encoding glutathione S-transferase family protein, with translation MLVNGIWQENWQPVQAKDDEGRFIRQTSTFRNWITPDGAPGPTGIGGFKAEPGRYHLYVAYICPWASRTLMARRLKGLEALIGVTVVNPRLTDQGWQFGGFPGADEDSLNGARYMHELYTRADPKVSGRATVPVLWDKQTGTIVNNESADILRMLNTAFSHLVDRGPNLYPDHLAAEIDVLNREIYTDLNNGVYQAGFASSQQAYDEAYAKVFAKLDELEARLADGRRYLFGDALTESDIRLFVTLVRFDAAYHGLFKCNRNTLAEMPALHAYLHRILALAGIAETVNLDHIKAGYYSIKTLNPSGIVPAGPAAL, from the coding sequence ATGCTGGTCAACGGCATCTGGCAAGAGAACTGGCAACCGGTCCAGGCGAAGGACGACGAGGGGCGCTTCATTCGCCAGACCTCGACCTTCAGGAACTGGATCACCCCCGACGGTGCCCCCGGCCCCACCGGCATCGGCGGCTTCAAGGCCGAGCCGGGTCGCTATCACCTCTACGTGGCCTACATCTGCCCCTGGGCCTCGCGCACCCTGATGGCGCGCCGGCTCAAGGGGCTGGAGGCGCTGATCGGCGTGACCGTGGTCAACCCGCGGCTCACCGACCAGGGCTGGCAGTTCGGCGGCTTCCCCGGTGCCGACGAGGATAGCCTCAACGGCGCGCGCTATATGCATGAGCTCTACACCCGCGCCGACCCAAAGGTCTCCGGCCGGGCCACCGTGCCGGTGCTGTGGGACAAGCAGACCGGCACCATCGTCAACAACGAGTCCGCCGATATCCTGCGCATGCTCAACACCGCCTTCTCGCACCTGGTGGACCGGGGGCCGAACCTCTACCCGGACCATCTGGCCGCGGAGATCGACGTGCTCAACCGCGAGATCTACACCGACCTCAACAACGGCGTCTACCAGGCCGGCTTCGCCTCCAGCCAGCAGGCCTATGACGAGGCCTATGCCAAGGTCTTCGCCAAGCTCGACGAACTCGAGGCGCGGCTCGCCGATGGCCGGCGCTATCTGTTCGGTGATGCGTTGACCGAGAGCGATATCCGGCTGTTCGTGACCCTGGTGCGTTTCGATGCGGCCTACCATGGGCTCTTCAAGTGCAACCGCAACACCCTGGCCGAGATGCCGGCGTTGCACGCCTACCTGCACCGCATCCTGGCGCTTGCGGGCATCGCCGAGACCGTGAACCTCGACCACATCAAGGCCGGCTACTACTCGATCAAGACGCTGAACCCCAGCGGCATCGTGCCCGCCGGCCCGGCCGCCCTCTGA
- a CDS encoding diguanylate cyclase encodes MTFPLATLRGRLLVGAAVLWGLLCVTLLTLSWQAGRLLVDETNHQHLRYEAELISNAIADQVNERLDELEHLAQQIPEPREGALDAQHAHSLAPLFEGLILSNRDSRIVDAWPAGEGRVGVTVSDRDYARFMHAFRRPYVSEPFMGRVSGLPLVMMLVPLHDAEGRYIGFLGGLVNIRESRLFKSFHRLRLGDSGYVTITTAGGQQLYHPNQRQSIVTLADDLSPALEQALYGWEGESVGKAASGDTQLVAYRQIWPADWIVGVHLPESQAEAPLVAGMRRIILYAWGTLLLVLPLVGGLIWLTLRPLTRLAEQVRELQGEQRQLLEIPTRMPELRRVIDVINETEHARLVNLRDLTEREAMLRGILAASPQGMFVTDQHGQVTFINDALYTLLGIDGPLDLDTWSERIDAEDRPAVREAWRMSLAQRRDFMRQFRFLDAEGHPRWFDVHGGAVRVEGEFIGIVGVVRDITQHRHEDALRRWEAEHDPLTGLLNRRGLIRRLEEALVAFQKAGTPTAVLLFDLDHFKPINDQGGHALGDRMLQQVADTVRSVVRSSDYAARQGGDEFAVLLSGCSAEQAKIIAEVLRKRIGSRPVEHQGRRWHVTASIGVSLLQPGDEAIAAILDRADAASYRAKRGGRDGVVMDNDGELAANPV; translated from the coding sequence TTGACCTTTCCCCTGGCAACCCTGAGGGGACGCCTGTTGGTCGGTGCCGCGGTGCTGTGGGGGCTGCTGTGCGTGACCCTTCTCACCCTGAGCTGGCAGGCGGGGCGTCTCCTGGTGGATGAAACGAACCACCAGCATCTCCGCTATGAAGCCGAGCTGATCAGCAATGCCATCGCGGACCAGGTCAATGAACGCCTGGACGAGCTGGAGCATCTGGCGCAGCAGATTCCCGAGCCCCGTGAGGGGGCTCTTGACGCCCAGCATGCCCACTCACTGGCTCCGCTCTTCGAGGGCTTGATCCTTTCCAATCGCGACAGCCGGATCGTCGATGCCTGGCCAGCGGGCGAAGGCCGCGTGGGTGTCACTGTCTCCGACCGGGACTATGCGCGTTTCATGCACGCCTTCCGGCGCCCCTATGTCAGCGAGCCCTTCATGGGGCGGGTCAGCGGCTTGCCCCTGGTGATGATGCTGGTTCCGTTGCATGACGCAGAGGGCCGTTATATCGGCTTCTTGGGCGGCCTGGTCAATATCAGGGAGAGTCGACTCTTCAAGAGCTTCCACCGTCTGCGGCTGGGCGATAGCGGCTACGTCACCATCACCACGGCTGGCGGCCAGCAGCTCTATCACCCCAACCAGCGGCAGTCCATCGTCACTCTCGCGGATGACCTCTCGCCGGCGCTCGAGCAGGCCCTCTATGGTTGGGAGGGGGAGAGCGTGGGCAAGGCGGCGAGCGGTGACACCCAACTGGTGGCGTATCGCCAGATCTGGCCGGCCGACTGGATCGTGGGTGTCCATCTGCCGGAGTCGCAGGCGGAGGCGCCGCTCGTGGCCGGTATGCGGCGCATCATCTTGTACGCCTGGGGAACCCTGTTGCTGGTCCTGCCCCTGGTGGGTGGCTTGATCTGGCTGACGCTGCGTCCCTTGACCCGGCTGGCCGAGCAGGTTCGCGAACTGCAGGGCGAGCAGCGTCAGCTGCTGGAGATTCCCACGCGCATGCCCGAGCTGCGCCGGGTGATCGACGTGATCAACGAGACCGAGCATGCGCGGCTGGTCAATCTGCGCGACCTGACGGAACGCGAGGCGATGCTGAGAGGCATTCTTGCCGCTTCGCCTCAGGGGATGTTCGTGACGGACCAGCACGGCCAGGTGACGTTTATCAATGATGCCCTCTACACGCTCCTGGGGATCGATGGGCCACTCGACCTTGATACCTGGAGCGAGCGTATTGATGCCGAGGATCGCCCCGCGGTACGCGAGGCCTGGCGCATGAGTCTCGCCCAGCGGCGCGATTTCATGCGTCAGTTCCGCTTCCTGGATGCCGAAGGGCATCCGCGCTGGTTTGACGTGCATGGTGGCGCGGTTCGTGTCGAGGGCGAGTTCATCGGTATCGTCGGGGTGGTTCGCGACATCACGCAGCACCGTCATGAAGACGCGCTGCGCCGTTGGGAGGCCGAGCATGACCCCTTGACGGGGCTACTCAATCGGCGAGGACTGATACGGCGCCTGGAGGAGGCCCTGGTCGCCTTCCAGAAGGCTGGCACGCCGACCGCGGTGCTGCTCTTCGACCTCGACCACTTCAAGCCGATCAACGACCAGGGCGGGCACGCCCTGGGCGATCGCATGCTGCAGCAAGTGGCGGACACGGTGCGCAGTGTGGTGCGCAGCAGCGACTATGCCGCTCGCCAAGGGGGTGATGAGTTTGCCGTGCTGCTGAGCGGCTGCAGCGCCGAACAGGCGAAGATCATCGCCGAGGTGTTGCGCAAGCGCATCGGCTCTCGCCCGGTCGAGCACCAGGGAAGGCGATGGCACGTCACGGCAAGCATTGGCGTGAGCCTTCTGCAGCCGGGCGATGAGGCCATCGCTGCCATCCTCGATCGCGCCGATGCCGCCAGCTACCGCGCCAAGCGTGGTGGTCGTGACGGAGTGGTGATGGATAACGACGGGGAGCTTGCCGCCAACCCGGTCTAA
- a CDS encoding CHAD domain-containing protein translates to MRHLYLMRHAKAKSSRADQADHRRPLRRRGRHQAEAMAAPLKLWGALEGDIHVSSARRTLQTLEAVDRVLPGLGVADRVQLHDDLYTFEGQALRGLDSRRLDTVLAERIAGHDRERAALSVASPDEAFHDLRKGVKRIRYLAELDPKRHRRLLKGLKCRQGLLGDFQDLCTRQAWVEAFAAASRHAPRRRQECDAWCADLEEQKRDQREQIIALAPLAS, encoded by the coding sequence ATGCGACATCTCTACCTGATGCGCCACGCCAAGGCGAAGTCGTCACGTGCCGACCAGGCCGATCACCGGCGCCCCTTGCGGCGGCGAGGCAGGCATCAGGCCGAGGCGATGGCCGCCCCCTTGAAACTGTGGGGCGCACTGGAGGGCGATATCCACGTCAGTAGCGCCCGGCGTACCCTGCAGACCCTGGAAGCGGTGGACCGTGTACTGCCAGGTCTTGGCGTGGCTGACCGGGTACAACTTCACGATGACCTCTATACCTTCGAGGGGCAGGCGCTGCGTGGCCTGGATTCACGGCGCCTCGACACGGTGCTTGCCGAGCGCATCGCCGGACACGATCGCGAGCGTGCCGCCCTCAGCGTCGCCAGCCCCGACGAGGCCTTCCATGACCTGCGCAAGGGGGTGAAGCGCATCCGTTACCTGGCCGAGCTGGATCCCAAGCGCCATCGCCGGCTGCTGAAAGGGCTGAAGTGCCGCCAGGGCTTGCTCGGCGACTTCCAGGACCTGTGTACTCGCCAGGCCTGGGTCGAGGCCTTCGCCGCCGCTTCCCGCCATGCCCCCAGGCGCCGGCAGGAGTGCGATGCCTGGTGTGCCGATCTCGAGGAGCAGAAGCGCGATCAGCGCGAGCAGATCATCGCCCTTGCACCGCTCGCGTCCTGA